A region from the Diadema setosum chromosome 13, eeDiaSeto1, whole genome shotgun sequence genome encodes:
- the LOC140236816 gene encoding uncharacterized protein: MSSNGLLRSSFTLFCIALLLTTAAARIRDEFRYEPQAPTKGRHFVFAFMDNCLQQHEDAWRGPKLSITAPPDSASTVFVNVSMPLVEVFDTATIPPGGQAVVRLSYQAFQHGSGIFPNGIRVDASDDVFVYGLAEEERHSRSEGFLALPVSSLGAETDPVEYFVMSMKQKKGNTRRHSQFAVVGIDEITEVTIRPAEEISYNDRFYALGSVLKFNLTKYQVLQFKSLDDLTGTQISAPTPVAVLSGVDCGTIKLEHSVRSGCGHMVEQLPPTRAWGKYFVYRPLMGGPRTRQGRRHTQPVEDVLTKIRILKSEDDTNVIIGTSSGRIMRYRQEIDIRGMETVYITSMKPVLVAAFALYHGACQKGCKKRSPTMTLIPPLSPAAPSIAFATINATDKVDTAEMNHYLSVLYDCACFRRLTWGSSSRSLVTPAGYSELTDGVCWSQYQVPSGYHTLSSGPDVDVDSCFLSSYVFGHGTHGGYGFPVGLDGTRSGAALANPSQSSAVGSEFYVSFATYFPVSGEGPRLFISRAEGHEDSTPIQGSVTSGRFMHLFTIPAGERGVEIRLPASVILRDSRDETGSPVEVRAFGHVLVHGLNDAFSDKSDAFLALPRPMMGMEYFIVGSVELSSSEFNIFIITGLHNDTLVSLGLRGSLSFRNRVHYAGTSVEFSLRRKQALFFMSYGDHTGTHVVASKPISVMSGTTCGFTLFPDGEPYSTRCGHMLEHLLPVERWGHLYAVSAFRGYSRGDTTVYIMASRHGTEIRINDGRPEPLRPGNVRKIYLSEERGLHALIDANQPVLVYQVPNDRPLNHTSGFSRPSQTLVPSLDAEGQSPQEAILLASFNIRNQNDTTKFANLATRCSAIANIALNGVPILSSEWSKPLISSEVCVARKRLDDNLNNILNTGGAKVSVVLYGFSPTSGYSCPGMF; the protein is encoded by the exons ATGTCGTCCAACGGTTTGCTACGCAGTTCATTCACCCTTTTCTGCATTGCTTTGCTTTTGACAACAGCTGCTGCAAGAATTCGGG ATGAATTCCGGTACGAACCACAGGCACCAACGAAGGGTCGCCATTTTGTCTTCGCTTTCATGGACAACTGTCTCCAGCAACACGAGGATGCTTGGCGAGGACCGAAACTGAGCATCACCGCGCCGCCGGACTCGGCTTCCACCGTTTTCGTGAACGTCAGCATGCCTCTCGTCGAGGTCTTCGACACGGCAACCATTCCTCCAGGAGGTCAGGCAGTGGTGCGGTTATCCTACCAGGCATTCCAGCATGGAAGTGGAATTTTTCCCAACGGAATCCGCGTCGATGCCAGCGACGACGTATTCGTTTACGGTTTGGCAGAAGAGGAGCGGCATTCCCGATCGGAAGGATTTCTTGCGCTTCCGGTCAGTTCGCTCGGAGCAGAGACTGACCCTGTGGAGTACTTCGTCATGTCCATGAAACAGAAGAAGGGAAATACTCGCCGACATTCGCAATTTGCTGTTGTTGGAATCGACGAAATTACAGAGGTAACCATCAGACCCGCTGAGGAAATTTCTTACAATGATCGCTTCTATGCGCTTGGCTCGGTCCTGAAATTTAATTTGACAAAGTATCAGGTCCTCCAGTTTAAGAGTCTTGATGATCTTACCGGGACGCAAATCTCAGCCCCGACTCCAGTTGCTGTACTATCTGGAGTAGACTGTGGAACCATAAAGCTGGAACATTCTGTAAGGAGCGGATGTGGTCACATGGTAGAGCAGCTTCCTCCGACACGAGCATGGGGCAAATACTTCGTCTACAGACCTTTGATGGGTGGCCCGCGGACTCGCCAAGGTAGACGTCACACGCAACCTGTTGAGGACGTCCTGACTAAGATCAGAATCCTTAAATCTGAGGACGACACCAACGTCATAATCGGCACAAGTTCTGGGCGTATTATGAGGTATCGTCAAGAAATCGATATCCGGGGGATGGAGACAGTCTACATCACGTCCATGAAACCAGTACTGGTGGCGGCCTTCGCGCTTTACCACGGAGCGTGTCAGAAAGGCTGTAAGAAGCGCTCCCCTACCATGACACTTATTCCACCGCTGTCTCCTGCAGCCCCAAGCATTGCATTTGCAACTATCAACGCAACGGATAAGGTCGATACTGCTGAAATGAACCACTACCTCAGCGTTCTTTACGACTGTGCTTGTTTTCGTCGTCTCACTTGGGGAAGTAGCAGCAGGAGTCTTGTGACCCCAGCTGGATATTCCGAACTGACCGACGGGGTCTGTTGGTCTCAGTATCAGGTTCCATCGGGATACCACACTCTCTCATCAGGACCAGATGTCGACGTAGATTCTTGCTTCTTATCGTCATACGTGTTTGGACACGGGACGCATGGAGGATATGGGTTTCCAGTCGGATTAGACGGAACAAGAAGTG GAGCAGCGCTGGCCAATCCAAGCCAGTCTTCAGCTGTTGGCAGTGAGTTTTACGTTTCGTTTGCTACTTACTTCCCTGTCTCTGGAGAGGGACCTAGACTGTTCATCAGCCGCGCAGAAGGCCACGAGGACTCCACTCCAATTCAAGGGTCAGTTACTTCCGGTCGCTTTATGCATCTGTTTACGATACCGGCAGGCGAAAGGGGCGTCGAGATCAGGCTTCCGGCAAGCGTGATTCTTAGGGATTCTCGAGACGAAACGGGCAGTCCGGTGGAGGTACGAGCTTTCGGTCACGTATTGGTTCACGGACTAAACGACGCTTTTAGCGACAAGTCCGATGCTTTCCTTGCCCTACCCCGTCCAATGATGGGCATGGAATACTTCATCGTTGGCTCCGTCGAATTGTCTTCCAGTGAGttcaatattttcatcataacCGGTCTCCATAACGACACGCTAGTTTCGCTCGGTCTCCGAGGCAGCCTCAGCTTCAGGAATCGGGTCCATTACGCGGGGACCTCGGTCGAATTCAGTCTCCGACGAAAACAGGCACTCTTCTTCATGTCGTATGGTGACCACACCGGCACTCATGTTGTCGCAAGTAAGCCCATCTCGGTCATGTCTGGAACCACGTGTGGCTTCACACTCTTCCCAGATGGAGAGCCATATTCGACTCGATGTGGCCACATGCTGGAGCATTTGCTACCTGTGGAGAGGTGGGGACACCTCTATGCAGTCTCGGCTTTCAGGGGGTACAGCAGGGGCGACACTACGGTTTACATTATGGCATCTAGACACGGAACAGAAATCAGGATCAACGACGGAAGACCGGAGCCCCTGCGTCCTGGGAACGTGCGTAAGATTTATCTGAGCGAGGAGAGAGGCTTGCACGCCCTGATTGATGCAAACCAACCGGTTTTGGTGTACCAGGTGCCCAACGACCGCCCCCTCAATCACACCTCTGGATTCTCTCGACCCAGTCAAACATTGGTTCCTAGTCTCGATGCTGAGGGTCAGTCTCCGCAGGAAGCGATCCTCTTGGCATCCTTCAACATCCGTAACCAAAATGACACGACCAAATTCGCCAACCTTGCTACTCGTTGCTCCGCGATCGCTAACATCGCTCTGAACGGCGTACCGATACTCTCGTCCGAGTGGTCAAAACCGTTAATTTCCTCGGAGGTCTGCGTTGCCCGGAAACGCCTTGACGATAATTTGAATAACATTTTGAATACTGGAGGTGCAAAGGTATCTGTCGTTCTTTACGGATTTTCTCCCACCTCTGGATATTCATGCCCAGGAATGTTttaa
- the LOC140237329 gene encoding growth/differentiation factor 8-like, which translates to MSSSSSHPLQACIVCLVLLCNCIHLWATPTRIAEWPKLQLFGENARVTLSREIRRSTMSMAASNHPEVAPGLSSSPSSTKSSSKSKMASSSTSSSMSTPPSSTMTFGCASCKLRGLDGSYPGEQGSRPSTMTATEKQLRIQALKRQILDALNLSEPPKLKANPPTISQDVMEKVFGESENANNKADDREDDDVDNMDSDFKEKDKQFILGVAGPANGIGNDLAVKMRFFLSESVQVAEVVDGKLWIHVLNSTSAIRRSVVVTQRLAQTNIVASQRVNDTGGWIGIDLSPSWSSSEPSVVFEVTADPAHEATINMTARPILEVRVLTRVRRDEVRRRARRGATCKSNNPSTCCLQAFTVTKTELGWDWLIHPTEMVVNYCRGSCDSGIYHMYNHSDIMYTRGMLETDPSLRALLMPCCTSKRLASVQLIYYQDGSAMTTKNIPNLKVLECGCA; encoded by the exons ATGTCCAGCTCCTCATCACATCCTCTGCAAGCCTGCATCGTCTGTCTCGTGTTGCTATGCAACTGCATCCACCTCTGGGCAACGCCGACCCGCATTGCAGAGTGGCCCAAACTGCAACTCTTCGGCGAAAATGCTCGTGTGACTCTGAGTCGAGAGATCCGGAGATCGACGATGTCGATGGCAGCGAGTAACCATCCGGAAGTCGCACCCGGTCTTTCGTCTTCCCCATCTTCCACGAAATCCTCGTCGAAATCGAAGATGGCTTCGTCGTCAACTTCGTCGTCGATGTCGACTCCGCCGTCGTCTACAATGACATTTGGATGTGCAAGTTGCAAACTGCGAGGTCTAGATGGTAGTTACCCCGGAGAGCAAGGTTCGAGACCATCGACGATGACGGCAACTGAGAAGCAACTTAGGATCCAAGCCCTCAAGCGGCAGATTCTCGACGCCCTAAACCTCTCAGAGCCTCCGAAGCTTAAAGCAAACCCACCAACGATCAGCCAAGATGTCATGGAAAAGGTCTTCGGTGAATCAGAAAATGCCAACAACAAAGCTGATGACAGGGAGGACGACGACGTTGACAACATGGACAGTGACttcaaagaaaaagacaaacagTTCATACTGGGAGTGGCAG GACCAGCGAACGGCATTGGCAACGACTTGGCGGTGAAAATGCGCTTCTTCCTCTCGGAGAGCGTACAGGTGGCGGAAGTCGTGGACGGGAAGCTGTGGATCCATGTTTTGAATTCAACTAGCGCCATCAGGCGGTCTGTCGTGGTGACGCAGAGGTTGGCGCAGACAAACATCGTCGCGTCTCAACGTGTCAATGACACCGGCGGATGGATCGGCATCGATCTGTCGCCATCCTGGTCGTCTAGTGAACCATCCGTCGTGTTCGAGGTGACCGCGGATCCCGCCCACGAGGCCACGATCAACATGACTGCCAGGCCGATTCTGGAAGTGAGGGTGTTGACGCGCGTGCGTCGCGACGAGGTGCGTCGACGCGCGCGCCGCGGAGCGACATGCAAGTCGAACAATCCGTCCACGTGCTGTCTGCAGGCGTTCACCGTCACAAAGACAGAGTTGGGCTGGGACTGGCTCATTCATCCGACAGAAATGGTCGTGAACTACTGCCGTGGCTCGTGTGACTCCGGCATCTACCACATGTACAACCACTCCGACATCATGTACACACGTGGTATGCTAGAGACCGACCCCAGCTTGCGCGCACTCCTAATGCCGTGCTGTACATCGAAACGACTGGCGTCAGTTCAACTGATTTACTATCAAGACGGATCGGCAATGACCACAAAGAACATACCAAACCTGAAAGTACTGGAATGTGGATGTGCGTGA